A window of Syntrophales bacterium genomic DNA:
AGAGTTTTTCCTTCAGTGCCGGGAAGAATCCGCTTCCGCCGCCGGGTCCGGCCTTCTCGACCCTTCCTCGCTTGCCGAAGACGCGCTCGACCAGGACGTAGAAGAGGGGTGAGAAGATGACCACGAGCACCGTGGCGGTCACCATTCCTCCCAGCACGCCGGTGCCGATGGCATTCTGCGCCCCCGCGCCGGCGCCGGTACTGATGGCCAGGGGCAGGACGCCGAATCCGAAGGCCAGCGAGGTCATCACGATGGGTCGGAAACGCAGCTTCGCCCCTTCCAGGGTGGCCTCGATCAGCCCCATACCCTTTTCCAGACCCCCCTTGGCGAACTGCACGATCAGGATGGCGTTCTTGGTCGTGAGGCCCAGGGTGGTCAGGAGGCCGATCTGGAAATAGACGTCGTTGGTCATCCCCCGCATGCTCGAGGCGATGACGCCGCCGATCACGCCCAGGGGCAGGACCAGCAGGATCGAAATGGGGATCGTCCAGCTCTCGTAAAGCGCCGCCAGGCACAGGAAGATCACGAAGATGGAGAAGGCGTAGAGCAGAGGCGCCTGGGAGCTCGACATCCGTTCCTGGTAGGAAAGGCCTGTCCAGTCGTAGCCGATCCCCTTGGGCAGCTTTGCCACGGCCTCTTCCATGGCTTGCATGGCCTCTCCCGAACTGATCCCCTGCTTTGGCTCGCCCCAGATGTTGATGGAGGGGAACCCGTTGAAACGCGACAGCTGGGGAGGACCGGAGGTCCAGCGGCCCGTGGCGAACGATGAAAACGGAACCATTTCTCCCCGCGTGTTCCGGACATAGAGCTTTTCCAGGTCGCCGGGCAGCATGCGGTGGGGGGCGTCCGCCTGAACATAAACGCGCTTCACCCGGCCCCCCTGGATGAAATCATTGGCGTAGGCTCCGCCGAAGGTCGCGGAGATCATGCTGTGGATAGACGAGATGGGAGCCCCCATGGCGCCGGCCTTTCCCCAGTCCACGTCGACCCGGTACTCGGGCACGTCGGGGATGCTGTTGGGCCGCACGGAGGTGAGCCGACTGTCCTCGGCCGCGAGGCCGAGAAGCTGGTTTTGTGCGTCGATCAGGGCGGCGTGCCCGAGGCCGCCACGGTCCAGGAGCTGGAAATCGACTCCCCGGGCCATGCCCAGCTCGGACACGGCGGGCGGCGCGAAGATAAAAACCATGGCGTTGCGGATGCCCGAGAGAGAGCCCATGGCCCTGCCCGCGACGGCCTTCGCCTTCAGGTCGCTCCGGTTGCGAAGCTCCCAGTCCTTCAGCTTGATGAACACCATGCCGTTGTTCTGCGACCGTCCGGAGAAGCCGATTCCACGGATGCCCATCGTCGAGGCTACCGCCTCCTTCTCGTGCTCCTGGAAGTAGCGCTCGATCTTTCTGGTGACCTGTTCGGTCTGCTCCAGTGTGGATCCCGTCGGCATGATCACCTGGGCGAGAAGGATGCCCTGGTCTTCGTCGGGAAGGTAACCCGTGGGCATCCGGAGGTACAGGAGCCCCATGACGACCACGATCACCATGAAGATGGCCAGGTAGCGCCGCTTCCTGGAGAGAGACCGGCTTACCAGTTTTGTATACAGCTCCCGCGTCCGGAAGAACCAGCGGTCAAACCGGAGGAAGAAGGGGCGCAGGAAGCGGATCGCATTCTCCGCCGGTTCATGCCCCGCCGCCACCGGCTTGAGGAGGGACGCGCAGAGCACCGGCGTCAGGATCAGAGCCACCACGACCGACAGGAGCATGGAGGAAATGATGGTCACGGAGAACTGGCGGTAGATGATCCCGGTGGAGCCGGGGAAAAAGGCCATGGGGCCGAATACAGCCGAGAGGACGAGGCCGATGCCGATCAGGGCGCTGGTGATCTGCTCCATCGACTTGGCGGTCGCCTCCCGGGGCGAAAGGCCTTCTTCGCTCATGATCCGCTCCACGTTCTCCACCACCACGATGGCGTCGTCCACGAGCAACCCGATGGCCAGCACCATGGCGAACATGGTCAGCATGTTGATGGAGAAGCCGAACAGCCCCAGCAC
This region includes:
- a CDS encoding efflux RND transporter permease subunit: MLSKFFLDRPVFAWVIAIIIMAAGGLAIYNLPISQYPLIAPPSIAISAYYPGASAETVENSVTQIIEQKMTGFEKLLYMSATSDSSGSSRLELTFEAGTDPDLAWAQVQNKLQLAMSSLPDVVKNQGVQVSKSTRNYLMVIGLISEDGSMDGNDLRDFAVSNLEKVLARVPGVGEVQIFGSGYAMRVWVDPNKLRDYSLTMADVLAALKAYNVEVSAGQFGGAPAVKGQRLNASIVVQNMLKTPEEFAAIPIRINPDGSTVRIRDVGWTELGTEAYDISGAFNGKPSAGIAIRQAAGANALDTANAVREKMAEMSRFFPAGITIVYPHDTTPFIRVAINEVVKTLFEAIFLVFLVMLLFLGNMRATLIPTIAVPVVILGTFAVLGLFGFSINMLTMFAMVLAIGLLVDDAIVVVENVERIMSEEGLSPREATAKSMEQITSALIGIGLVLSAVFGPMAFFPGSTGIIYRQFSVTIISSMLLSVVVALILTPVLCASLLKPVAAGHEPAENAIRFLRPFFLRFDRWFFRTRELYTKLVSRSLSRKRRYLAIFMVIVVVMGLLYLRMPTGYLPDEDQGILLAQVIMPTGSTLEQTEQVTRKIERYFQEHEKEAVASTMGIRGIGFSGRSQNNGMVFIKLKDWELRNRSDLKAKAVAGRAMGSLSGIRNAMVFIFAPPAVSELGMARGVDFQLLDRGGLGHAALIDAQNQLLGLAAEDSRLTSVRPNSIPDVPEYRVDVDWGKAGAMGAPISSIHSMISATFGGAYANDFIQGGRVKRVYVQADAPHRMLPGDLEKLYVRNTRGEMVPFSSFATGRWTSGPPQLSRFNGFPSINIWGEPKQGISSGEAMQAMEEAVAKLPKGIGYDWTGLSYQERMSSSQAPLLYAFSIFVIFLCLAALYESWTIPISILLVLPLGVIGGVIASSMRGMTNDVYFQIGLLTTLGLTTKNAILIVQFAKGGLEKGMGLIEATLEGAKLRFRPIVMTSLAFGFGVLPLAISTGAGAGAQNAIGTGVLGGMVTATVLVVIFSPLFYVLVERVFGKRGRVEKAGPGGGSGFFPALKEKLFGKRSTGETKTVKPEDPSPAEDR